One window of the Synechococcus sp. CC9311 genome contains the following:
- a CDS encoding DoxX family protein, which produces MDVVSLLVPDSSLGFASSGLILLRLFTGLVFIRHGWTKLSNLGLWADAMKTPAWLCFLSAFSMWAGGIALVIGFLTPLAAMAIAVSMLYAVVLELLNGFPFIAPDPFQIPQGDYAGPMGVGEPPSWEKAAMYVVMCSVLITSGGGPISVDLLWVAPRLQQFLA; this is translated from the coding sequence ATGGACGTTGTTTCTCTTTTGGTTCCTGATTCCTCTTTGGGGTTTGCATCCAGTGGTTTGATCTTGCTGCGCCTTTTTACCGGTTTGGTTTTCATTCGTCATGGCTGGACGAAATTAAGCAACCTTGGCCTTTGGGCTGATGCAATGAAAACTCCCGCTTGGCTCTGTTTTCTTTCGGCCTTTTCGATGTGGGCCGGAGGCATTGCTTTAGTGATTGGGTTCCTCACGCCATTAGCGGCGATGGCCATTGCTGTGTCGATGCTTTATGCCGTTGTCTTGGAGCTTCTCAATGGATTTCCCTTTATCGCACCCGATCCCTTTCAAATCCCGCAGGGAGATTACGCAGGCCCTATGGGAGTTGGAGAGCCTCCCAGTTGGGAAAAAGCCGCGATGTATGTGGTGATGTGTTCAGTTTTGATCACTTCAGGTGGAGGGCCAATCAGTGTTGATCTTCTTTGGGTTGCTCCACGTTTGCAACAGTTTCTGGCTTAA
- a CDS encoding SDR family NAD(P)-dependent oxidoreductase, with protein MTQVPHALASLCLQNKVIVVTGGNSGIGKAIVEVVGSLGAKVVIDYRSHPERTEELIEEVGELGGQSIGVQADVSKLVDLQHLIDTAVQTFGKIDVMVNNAGIETRTSILDTSPDDFDKVMNVNLRGVFFATQYAAKQMISQGSGGRIINISSVHEDWPMPNNTPYCVAKGGVRMLTRTAGVELAGKGVSIVNVGPGAVATPINDSTMNDPELLAKLNAAIPIGRMAQPAEIASVVAFLAGNGASYMTATSVFADGGIMMSSPGL; from the coding sequence ATGACTCAGGTTCCCCACGCTTTAGCTTCCCTCTGTCTTCAGAACAAAGTCATTGTTGTCACTGGCGGAAATTCCGGCATTGGTAAAGCAATTGTTGAAGTGGTGGGAAGCCTGGGCGCCAAAGTTGTGATCGACTACCGCTCTCATCCTGAGCGGACTGAGGAATTGATCGAAGAAGTGGGCGAACTCGGTGGTCAATCGATTGGTGTTCAGGCTGATGTCAGCAAGCTCGTGGATCTACAACACTTAATCGATACCGCTGTACAAACATTCGGAAAGATTGATGTGATGGTAAACAATGCTGGTATCGAAACGCGTACATCGATTCTGGACACCTCTCCAGACGACTTTGACAAAGTCATGAATGTCAATTTACGCGGTGTTTTCTTCGCTACTCAATACGCAGCCAAACAGATGATTAGCCAAGGAAGTGGTGGCCGAATCATCAACATCTCTTCAGTCCATGAAGATTGGCCTATGCCGAATAACACCCCATACTGCGTAGCCAAAGGCGGCGTTCGCATGCTCACACGCACGGCTGGAGTGGAACTCGCAGGCAAAGGCGTCTCCATCGTGAATGTAGGCCCCGGAGCAGTTGCAACGCCTATTAATGACTCCACCATGAACGATCCAGAATTATTAGCCAAATTGAATGCAGCCATCCCGATTGGGCGTATGGCACAGCCAGCGGAAATCGCTTCAGTTGTTGCCTTTTTAGCCGGGAATGGAGCCAGCTACATGACAGCCACTAGCGTGTTCGCTGACGGCGGCATCATGATGAGCAGCCCTGGGCTCTGA